The [Bacillus] selenitireducens MLS10 genome includes a region encoding these proteins:
- a CDS encoding aspartate carbamoyltransferase catalytic subunit: MSSLTSLKMLSVEEIDRILDDAERLYEVRHVGSRNGHVIANLFFEASTRTKCSFEMAQKQLGIDTLHFDVATSSVNKGEGLYDTAKTLESIGCDAFIIRHGETRYYEQLKGLTVPIINAGDGSGDHPTQSLLDLLTIRQEFGLFRGLKVVIVGDILHSRVAHSNIEVLERFGAEVYVSGPEEWIDEDIPREKRLTIDEAVEIADVVMLLRIQLERHDGEMLSNPDDYLQTYGLTMEREKRMKPHGIIMHPAPVNRGVEIDSSLVECERSRIFKQMNNGVAVRKAVLVRALHQKEAPVHVV, encoded by the coding sequence ATGTCCTCATTAACCTCTTTAAAGATGCTTTCTGTAGAAGAAATTGACAGGATTCTCGATGATGCGGAACGATTATATGAAGTGCGGCACGTAGGGAGCCGGAACGGACATGTGATTGCCAATTTATTTTTTGAGGCAAGCACCCGTACGAAATGCAGTTTTGAGATGGCACAGAAACAGCTGGGGATCGATACGCTTCATTTTGATGTCGCCACGTCAAGCGTCAATAAAGGAGAGGGCCTTTACGATACAGCGAAAACCCTCGAGTCCATAGGCTGTGATGCTTTTATTATCCGTCACGGAGAAACACGCTATTATGAACAGCTGAAAGGATTGACGGTTCCAATCATCAATGCAGGAGACGGTTCGGGGGATCATCCGACTCAGTCACTGCTCGATCTTCTCACCATCCGTCAGGAATTTGGCCTCTTCAGGGGGCTGAAAGTCGTCATTGTCGGGGATATTCTCCACAGCAGGGTCGCACATTCCAATATTGAAGTTCTTGAGCGATTTGGCGCGGAGGTCTATGTGAGCGGACCTGAAGAATGGATTGATGAGGATATCCCGCGCGAGAAACGGCTCACGATTGACGAGGCCGTCGAAATCGCAGATGTAGTGATGCTTCTCCGGATTCAGCTTGAACGTCACGATGGAGAGATGCTGTCCAATCCGGATGACTATCTGCAGACATACGGGTTAACGATGGAAAGAGAGAAAAGGATGAAGCCGCACGGAATCATTATGCACCCTGCTCCGGTGAACCGTGGTGTGGAGATTGATTCTTCTCTTGTGGAATGTGAACGGTCAAGAATCTTTAAACAGATGAACAACGGTGTAGCCGTAAGAAAAGCCGTACTCGTTCGGGCATTGCATCAAAAGGAGGCTCCTGTACATGTGGTATAA